In Helianthus annuus cultivar XRQ/B chromosome 8, HanXRQr2.0-SUNRISE, whole genome shotgun sequence, a single genomic region encodes these proteins:
- the LOC110913937 gene encoding uncharacterized protein LOC110913937: MDREQEELQFLGLFGIFKESYKIIVSWRKIFAQITLTLILPLTFIFLAHIEISHSLFKDIKHTEFEKEITRPGTKRYNNLSDTLSSEWITFWLFKVAYFTVLLILSLLSTAAVVYTIASIYTGRELTFKKVMSVVPKVWKRLMVTFLCMFAAFFVYNFFAASIIVICFVILPNSVVSAIILYVVLIVYLMGFVYMTVIWQLASVVSVLESSYGIKAMTKSMDLIKGNRVVAVAIFFLLNLSLGLIQFLFSLMVVHGSSYQAWKRVGFGVLCFVLLLALFLFGLVIQTILYLVCKSYHHENIDKGDLSNHLESYLGEYEPLNGKEVQLEQYDV, encoded by the coding sequence atggATAGAGAACAAGAAGAATTGCAATTTCTTGGCCTCTTTGGCATCTTCAAAGAAAGCTACAAAATCATAGTATCATGGAGAAAAATCTTTGCCCAAATCACCCTAACCCTCATCCTCCCTCTAACCTTCATCTTCTTAGCACATATCGAGATCTCGCATTCGCTATTCAAAGACATCAAACACACCGAATTCGAAAAAGAAATCACACGCCCCGGTACAAAAAGGTACAACAATCTCTCTGACACGCTCTCGTCTGAATGGATCACTTTTTGGCTCTTCAAGGTCGCCTACTTCACCGTACTCCTAATCTTGTCCCTTCTGTCGACAGCTGCAGTCGTCTACACGATTGCATCTATCTACACTGGACGTGAGTTGACTTTCAAGAAAGTCATGAGCGTCGTCCCAAAGGTTTGGAAAAGACTCATGGTCACGTTCTTGTGCATGTTTGCGGCTTTCTTTGTTTACAACTTCTTCGCAGCATCCATCATAGTTATATGTTTTGTGATTTTACCTAATAGCGTAGTCAGCGCCATTATTTTATACGTGGTCTTGATCGTATACTTGATGGGGTTCGTGTACATGACTGTGATTTGGCAACTAGCAAGCGTGGTCTCGGTTCTAGAGAGCTCGTATGGGATTAAAGCTATGACAAAGAGCATGGATTTGATCAAGGGAAACCGAGTGGTTGCGGTTGCAATTTTCTTTTTGCTTAATTTATCATTAGGACTCATACAATTCCTATTCAGTTTGATGGTTGTGCACGGGAGCTCGTATCAGGCATGGAAGCGTGTCGGATTTGGCGTTTTATGTTTCGTACTGCTTCTGGCTTTATTTCTTTTCGGCCTCGTGATCCAAACGATTCTCTATCTCGTTTGCAAGTCATACCATCATGAAAACATCGATAAAGGCGATTTATCGAACCATCTCGAAAGTTATCTAGGCGAGTATGAACCTCTTAATGGGAAAGAGGTTCAATTAGAGCAATATGATGTTTGA